The following coding sequences are from one uncultured Desulfobacter sp. window:
- a CDS encoding response regulator, which yields MTEENSFKTLDALSILIVDDMKSMRLTIRKMLQNLNIGGKLRFAENGREGLKVLKEGAFDLAIIDWNMPVMNGVEMLENIRNDPGFRDMPVIMVTAEAERDIVSEVAESEIDGYLLKPLTLKALDKRIKAVIDRVHNPEPFTVHRNKARALEEQGQFEAAIEEVKKALAIKPSASRVLRHLGLLHFKIQKNDIAEKCLLKAVQVNKQDIISRVHLADYYLKKNELEKTGLYYLEILALSSRYNDKAMGIGERLLKAGFKKQALKIFLRVIQRSRLGNAVRNQVIDICLGNGDVKFSQYLIDEAIQDNPSNYNLIYKAGTICLESGDREKALEHFMNVDRHVRGHLDAKLQIAKILAANRRVLQADDYLNQILRLDPKHQEAIELRRNL from the coding sequence ATGACCGAAGAGAATTCTTTTAAAACGCTTGATGCGTTGTCCATATTGATTGTTGACGACATGAAAAGCATGCGTCTTACCATCCGGAAAATGCTTCAAAATCTTAATATCGGCGGCAAACTCAGATTTGCTGAAAATGGACGAGAGGGGTTGAAGGTCCTCAAGGAAGGCGCCTTTGATCTTGCCATTATCGATTGGAATATGCCGGTGATGAACGGGGTTGAAATGCTGGAAAATATCAGAAATGATCCTGGATTCAGGGATATGCCCGTGATCATGGTGACAGCGGAAGCCGAGCGGGATATTGTTTCTGAAGTGGCGGAGTCCGAAATTGACGGGTATTTGCTCAAACCGTTGACGCTGAAGGCTCTGGATAAAAGAATCAAGGCGGTCATCGACCGGGTGCACAACCCTGAGCCTTTTACCGTTCACCGCAACAAAGCCCGTGCGCTTGAAGAGCAAGGGCAGTTTGAAGCGGCCATTGAAGAGGTGAAAAAAGCGTTGGCAATCAAGCCCTCTGCGTCCCGTGTGCTTCGGCACTTGGGGCTGTTGCACTTTAAAATCCAAAAAAACGACATTGCCGAAAAGTGCCTTCTCAAAGCTGTTCAGGTGAATAAGCAGGATATTATTTCAAGGGTTCACCTGGCTGATTACTATCTGAAGAAAAATGAGTTGGAAAAAACAGGGCTTTATTATTTGGAAATTCTCGCTTTGAGTTCCCGGTACAATGATAAGGCCATGGGCATCGGAGAACGGCTTTTAAAGGCCGGTTTCAAAAAACAGGCGCTGAAAATTTTTTTACGGGTGATTCAACGATCAAGACTAGGCAACGCCGTTCGCAATCAGGTCATTGACATCTGCCTGGGAAATGGAGACGTGAAATTTTCCCAGTATCTGATCGACGAAGCCATCCAGGACAACCCGTCTAATTATAATCTCATTTATAAGGCCGGCACGATTTGCCTTGAATCCGGTGACAGGGAAAAGGCATTGGAACACTTTATGAACGTAGACAGGCATGTCCGGGGGCACCTGGATGCTAAACTTCAGATCGCCAAAATTCTTGCTGCGAACCGACGGGTGCTGCAGGCCGATGATTATCTAAACCAGATTCTCAGATTGGACCCGAAACATCAAGAGGCCATTGAGCTGCGAAGGAACCTTTAA
- a CDS encoding ferritin, with amino-acid sequence MLVHEVENALNKQLNAEIYSSYLYVSMAAQCKADDLDGCAAWLEAQAQEEMAHAAKFYNYIIQRGGRVKLAGIDAPQVEWDSTLAVFEDTLTHEQKISATINDLMDVAIAQKDHATQIFLQWFVTEQVEEEESVGMVLGKIKRVQNSPQGMYLLDQELGQRQPAPLPGMTPAAE; translated from the coding sequence ATGCTGGTACATGAAGTCGAAAATGCCCTGAACAAACAGCTTAATGCTGAAATTTATTCATCATATCTTTATGTGTCCATGGCAGCCCAATGCAAGGCGGATGACCTGGACGGCTGTGCGGCCTGGCTGGAAGCCCAGGCCCAGGAAGAGATGGCCCATGCAGCTAAATTTTATAACTATATCATCCAAAGAGGCGGACGGGTTAAACTGGCCGGCATTGACGCCCCCCAGGTCGAATGGGACAGCACCCTCGCGGTTTTTGAAGATACCCTGACCCATGAGCAAAAAATATCTGCAACGATCAATGATCTGATGGACGTGGCCATTGCCCAAAAAGACCACGCCACCCAGATTTTTTTACAGTGGTTTGTTACTGAACAGGTGGAAGAAGAAGAGAGTGTCGGTATGGTGCTGGGGAAAATTAAGCGGGTTCAAAACTCCCCCCAGGGCATGTACCTTCTGGACCAGGAATTAGGGCAGCGTCAACCCGCCCCCCTGCCCGGAATGACACCGGCAGCCGAGTAG
- a CDS encoding GAF domain-containing sensor histidine kinase, translating into MEKPTPEKKLVECINALKKTTPINDELIENLISAVEIYSSRGKELDALMNGAKTVLHQEGFLESARAIFDYCKDFIGATSGYVALLSDSGKENEVLFLEAGGLPCDVDPDLPMPIRGLRAQAYETNSTVYHNDFMNSEWVNFMPAGHVVLNNVMFAPLVIEDKTVGIMGLANKTGDYTDNDAKMASGFGELAAIALQNSRNLDQRISAEKERERVIEELNQAFEKTEQQKSELQTAYAKLTRMQAELVESKKMAALGNLIGGIAHEINTPVGVSITGISALLRKIENSEKKLVENQLSPEETTDLIDYVNESGNLVLKNLKRIVALVKSFKNISADTGGHELKRINLNAYLHEILNTMLPKLDRKKINIRIVCDETLEITTYPEAIAQIIINLVMNSVIHGFSNTDGGNISIAADLESENINITYQDDGRGIAASLLPKIFDPFVTSSKQKGFGLGLHIVYNLVKQTFDGAIRCESTEGSGATFFISLCAQLGETSGK; encoded by the coding sequence ATGGAAAAACCGACACCGGAAAAAAAATTAGTTGAGTGTATTAACGCTTTGAAAAAAACGACGCCCATCAACGATGAACTGATTGAAAATCTCATAAGTGCCGTTGAAATCTATTCAAGCAGAGGAAAAGAGCTGGATGCCTTGATGAACGGGGCTAAAACAGTCCTGCACCAGGAAGGATTTCTGGAATCTGCCAGGGCTATTTTCGACTATTGCAAAGATTTTATCGGTGCCACCTCGGGTTATGTGGCATTGTTAAGTGACAGTGGTAAAGAAAATGAAGTCCTGTTTTTAGAAGCCGGCGGCCTGCCCTGCGATGTTGACCCGGATCTGCCCATGCCCATCAGAGGACTGCGCGCCCAGGCATATGAGACCAACAGCACCGTTTACCATAACGACTTTATGAACAGTGAATGGGTTAATTTTATGCCAGCCGGTCATGTGGTACTCAACAACGTCATGTTTGCCCCCCTTGTCATTGAAGACAAAACCGTAGGTATCATGGGGCTTGCCAACAAAACAGGAGATTACACTGATAATGATGCAAAAATGGCATCGGGATTTGGGGAGTTGGCCGCCATTGCCCTGCAGAACAGCAGAAATCTGGATCAGAGAATTTCTGCCGAAAAAGAGCGTGAACGTGTCATTGAGGAATTAAACCAAGCCTTTGAAAAAACCGAGCAGCAAAAATCAGAGCTTCAAACCGCCTATGCAAAACTCACCCGGATGCAGGCTGAGCTGGTTGAAAGCAAAAAAATGGCGGCACTGGGAAACCTGATCGGCGGCATTGCCCATGAGATCAACACCCCTGTCGGGGTGAGCATCACAGGCATTTCAGCGCTGCTCAGAAAAATTGAGAATTCGGAAAAAAAGTTGGTTGAAAATCAGCTCAGCCCGGAAGAGACCACTGACCTGATCGACTATGTCAATGAGTCCGGAAATCTTGTTTTAAAAAATCTTAAGAGAATCGTGGCGCTTGTAAAGTCTTTTAAAAACATATCAGCAGACACCGGTGGCCACGAATTAAAGCGAATAAATCTAAACGCCTATCTGCATGAGATATTAAACACCATGCTGCCCAAACTTGATCGCAAAAAGATAAATATCAGAATTGTCTGCGATGAAACGCTTGAGATCACCACTTACCCTGAAGCGATTGCCCAGATCATTATCAATCTGGTGATGAATTCGGTCATTCACGGATTTTCAAACACAGATGGCGGCAATATATCCATTGCTGCAGATCTTGAATCTGAGAATATTAACATTACATACCAGGATGACGGTAGGGGAATTGCAGCAAGCCTGCTGCCCAAGATCTTTGACCCGTTTGTGACATCAAGCAAGCAAAAAGGATTCGGCCTGGGGCTCCACATCGTTTACAACCTGGTCAAACAAACCTTTGACGGGGCAATACGTTGTGAATCCACGGAAGGGAGCGGTGCCACATTTTTCATATCTCTTTGTGCCCAATTAGGAGAGACAAGTGGAAAATAA
- a CDS encoding transporter substrate-binding domain-containing protein yields MENTRFNLKYIAFLSLFIALNALTSRAEEQGNGYRNRPVLLQSASELDYPPFSIIKPDGSPDGFSIQLLKEVTKAVGLKVKFQVGPWHEIKQALIDGELDVLPIVSYSKERDKLLDFTAPYLRMHGTIFVRKNENSIHDEADLKDKAVIVMEGDTAHEYVVKNNLTPRLILTPTFEEAMRLLSSGKHDAVMIQQLVGYQILRKLNIDNVVDIKNTREQSLKPEAKPMSGFEQKFCIAVTQGNRELLDLLNEGLTITIANGTYEALYNKWFGPILPKPEVSFSEILRYIAYIIIPILVMGALLMVRLLRRQVAVKTQALYLVNAQLAESQERSALAMEFANDGLFDWNMETQEIYYSVVWKRLLGYQDHELPNDLSIWEQLTSPEDFKRIQKMQKELITKQRDRFEIEFKMKHKKGHWVDILSRANAVFDEKGKAIRLVGTHMDITERKKAERALKKSMEEKIRLETALNQAHKMESIGSLAGGIAHDFNNILFPIVGMSELLLDDLEPDSVLRENVEAIFKAGIRGSELVKQILAFSRQSEHRMLPTRIQNILKEVLKLSRSTIPAYVEIDEDIQQDCGMVMADPTQIHQVGMNIITNAYHAVSEKDGRISVSLAQVNIETSGPDWINIKPGGYALLSISDNGHGMPEALIKKIFEPYFTTKEQGKGTGLGLSVVYGIVEDHKGAIKVDSEIGKGTTFKIYLPLMKQSDSVELINEPEELVGGTEHILLVDDEIPILKLGSQMLEKMGYNVTPHQSGVEALNAFKTDPESFNLVISDMAMPHIAGDQLAADLKAIRPDIPVIICTGFSERIDSAKVEAIGIDGLLAKPLSRTAILKIVREILDKR; encoded by the coding sequence ATGGAAAATACACGTTTCAATTTAAAATATATCGCATTTTTAAGCCTGTTCATTGCGTTAAATGCATTAACAAGCCGGGCAGAGGAGCAGGGCAACGGTTACAGAAACAGGCCTGTCCTGCTTCAATCTGCAAGCGAATTGGATTACCCGCCTTTTTCCATCATAAAGCCGGACGGCTCACCAGACGGATTCTCCATCCAGTTATTAAAAGAAGTCACAAAAGCCGTTGGCCTGAAAGTCAAATTTCAGGTCGGGCCGTGGCATGAAATCAAGCAGGCGCTTATTGACGGCGAACTTGATGTGCTGCCCATAGTTTCCTACTCTAAGGAACGCGATAAGTTGCTTGACTTCACCGCCCCATACCTGCGAATGCACGGGACAATTTTTGTTCGTAAAAACGAAAACAGCATCCATGATGAAGCCGACTTGAAAGACAAGGCAGTCATTGTCATGGAGGGTGACACCGCCCACGAATACGTGGTTAAAAACAATTTAACGCCCCGCTTGATACTGACCCCAACCTTTGAAGAGGCCATGCGGCTGTTATCTTCGGGAAAGCATGATGCCGTCATGATCCAGCAACTGGTGGGATACCAGATCCTTCGAAAACTCAATATCGATAATGTGGTGGATATTAAAAATACCAGGGAGCAGAGCCTGAAGCCTGAAGCCAAACCCATGTCCGGGTTTGAACAAAAATTTTGTATTGCTGTGACCCAAGGGAACCGGGAGCTGTTGGATTTGCTGAATGAAGGACTGACAATAACCATCGCCAACGGGACCTATGAAGCGTTGTATAATAAATGGTTTGGGCCGATACTGCCCAAACCCGAAGTCTCTTTTTCAGAAATCCTAAGATATATAGCTTATATTATTATACCGATCCTGGTTATGGGTGCGCTTCTAATGGTCCGGCTGTTGCGAAGGCAGGTCGCCGTTAAAACCCAAGCGTTGTATTTGGTCAATGCGCAGCTTGCCGAAAGTCAGGAACGATCGGCCCTTGCAATGGAATTTGCCAATGACGGCCTGTTTGACTGGAATATGGAAACCCAAGAAATCTATTATTCTGTCGTCTGGAAACGTCTGCTGGGTTATCAAGATCATGAACTGCCCAATGACCTCTCTATTTGGGAACAATTAACATCTCCCGAGGATTTTAAACGCATCCAAAAAATGCAAAAGGAGCTGATCACCAAACAGAGGGATCGTTTTGAAATCGAATTTAAAATGAAACATAAAAAGGGGCACTGGGTCGATATTCTAAGCCGGGCCAATGCCGTTTTCGACGAAAAAGGAAAAGCAATAAGGCTTGTCGGCACACATATGGATATTACCGAGCGCAAAAAAGCCGAACGTGCCCTTAAAAAATCGATGGAAGAGAAAATACGGCTGGAAACCGCATTGAACCAGGCCCATAAAATGGAATCCATCGGAAGCCTTGCCGGGGGTATTGCCCATGATTTTAATAACATTTTGTTTCCCATTGTAGGTATGTCGGAATTGCTCCTGGATGATCTTGAGCCCGACAGCGTGTTAAGAGAAAACGTGGAGGCGATTTTTAAAGCAGGGATTCGGGGCAGCGAACTGGTCAAACAGATTCTTGCATTCAGCAGGCAGTCCGAACATAGGATGCTTCCCACCCGGATTCAAAATATTTTAAAAGAAGTGTTGAAACTTTCCAGATCAACCATTCCGGCCTACGTTGAAATTGACGAAGATATCCAGCAGGACTGCGGCATGGTGATGGCAGACCCCACCCAGATCCATCAAGTGGGCATGAATATCATCACCAATGCCTATCATGCGGTGTCGGAAAAAGACGGCAGGATATCTGTCTCCTTAGCGCAAGTCAACATAGAGACTTCAGGCCCGGATTGGATTAATATCAAACCCGGCGGCTATGCTTTGTTGTCCATTTCGGACAATGGGCACGGGATGCCTGAAGCGCTCATCAAAAAAATATTTGAGCCCTATTTTACAACAAAAGAACAGGGCAAGGGCACGGGTCTTGGACTGTCCGTGGTGTACGGTATTGTCGAGGATCACAAAGGCGCCATAAAAGTTGACAGTGAGATCGGTAAAGGTACAACGTTTAAGATCTATCTGCCGTTGATGAAGCAATCAGACAGTGTTGAATTAATCAACGAACCCGAAGAACTCGTTGGCGGAACAGAGCATATCCTCCTGGTTGATGACGAGATACCGATCTTAAAACTGGGTTCCCAAATGCTTGAAAAAATGGGGTATAACGTCACACCACATCAAAGCGGCGTTGAGGCTTTAAACGCGTTTAAAACCGATCCCGAATCTTTCAATCTGGTTATCTCGGATATGGCAATGCCCCATATAGCCGGAGATCAGCTTGCGGCAGACCTTAAAGCCATCAGACCTGATATTCCGGTCATCATCTGTACCGGATTCAGTGAAAGAATCGACAGTGCAAAAGTGGAAGCGATCGGAATTGACGGACTGCTGGCAAAGCCGCTTTCAAGAACCGCCATTCTAAAAATTGTTAGGGAAATTCTGGACAAAAGGTAA
- a CDS encoding response regulator, with translation MENKLSIPYDRWKILVVDDEKDVHLVTQLACDGILFEETPIQLLNAYCADQARQMLKTHDDVALILMDVVMETDDAGLELVRYIRQDLGNLGVQIILRTGYPGKAPERQVVQDYGISDYWEKTDLTADKLYSLVISGLRAHQKYIILQTYLKRLKEEISRRKKIEREKDRLIEELKQAAAKIKRLTGLLPVCSHCKKIRDNDGKWNQLESYIYKHTEADVSNSLCPECAKKYYPDYDIYED, from the coding sequence GTGGAAAATAAATTATCCATACCCTATGACAGGTGGAAAATTTTAGTGGTAGACGATGAAAAGGATGTTCATCTGGTCACCCAACTGGCCTGTGACGGCATCCTTTTCGAAGAAACCCCCATTCAACTGCTCAATGCCTATTGCGCCGACCAGGCCAGGCAGATGCTTAAAACCCATGACGATGTGGCATTGATATTGATGGATGTGGTCATGGAGACAGACGACGCGGGACTTGAACTGGTGCGGTATATCAGGCAGGATCTTGGAAATTTGGGTGTACAGATCATTCTCAGAACAGGTTACCCGGGCAAAGCACCTGAACGGCAAGTGGTACAAGATTATGGCATCAGCGATTATTGGGAAAAAACGGATCTCACCGCAGATAAGCTCTACAGCCTGGTAATTTCAGGGTTACGCGCCCACCAAAAATACATCATCCTCCAGACCTATTTAAAACGACTTAAAGAAGAAATTTCACGACGGAAAAAAATTGAGCGGGAAAAAGACCGTCTAATTGAAGAATTAAAACAGGCCGCAGCTAAAATCAAACGACTGACAGGTCTTTTGCCCGTTTGCAGCCATTGTAAAAAAATCAGGGACAATGATGGGAAATGGAACCAACTCGAAAGCTATATCTATAAACATACCGAGGCCGATGTCAGCAACAGCCTGTGTCCGGAGTGTGCCAAAAAATACTATCCGGACTATGACATTTATGAGGATTAA
- a CDS encoding glutathione peroxidase: protein MEIYDISLTTLQGNTICMADFKETVLLVVNTASKCGFTPQFTGLQILYERYRDKGFSILGFPCNQFAGQEPGSEEEIHQVCAINYGVTFPMFQKIDVNGKDAHPLFRFLKERQPGLAGKAIKWNFTKFLIDGSGNPVKRYAPVTTPEKIAKDIEPLLI from the coding sequence ATGGAAATTTATGACATCTCCCTGACAACGCTTCAGGGCAACACCATCTGCATGGCAGATTTTAAGGAAACGGTTTTACTGGTTGTAAACACGGCCAGCAAATGTGGTTTCACCCCCCAGTTTACGGGGTTGCAGATCCTGTATGAAAGATACCGTGACAAAGGATTCTCCATACTGGGATTTCCATGTAACCAGTTTGCAGGCCAGGAACCCGGCTCAGAGGAAGAGATCCATCAGGTGTGCGCCATCAACTACGGGGTGACCTTTCCCATGTTCCAGAAAATCGATGTGAACGGTAAAGACGCCCACCCTCTGTTTCGGTTTTTAAAAGAGAGACAGCCCGGATTGGCCGGCAAGGCCATTAAATGGAATTTTACTAAATTTCTCATTGATGGTTCGGGTAACCCGGTTAAACGATATGCACCGGTCACCACACCGGAAAAAATAGCAAAGGATATTGAGCCGCTTTTGATATAA
- a CDS encoding flagellar assembly protein A, which yields MENRRDNIKEKSLLRLALKCRLISPAREKQILSYYIEQREEQPDISMVRVFKAGEFLSDEQICFLYAVKEHLQMKMLDKRFGELGIANKFIGPEQVKRALEQQNEIFRKTRESILIGDILLEKNEISKANKAAILLTQDRIEDEFLAASFNDLAASEMERLNINMRFGAIAVKKGFVSLDQLNQALKIQNVRNAEIQDKVYLGQIFQESFGLSDEDLTTILKIQKTLEKQRLSLEKALTLYTQERNRGKGLFQFFEYRFSKNKLSAFITLKKAVSQDLKISDFLAWLRTIGITHGICGKQEIREFFKTAGVGDAFKVAQGTPPVAPVDGTSEILFDTSQKGAGKKKASGAGAGLVKKGDILARIFPPRQGRSGVDVFGFKITTPEGRVANLAHGNGVMKKGDLFFADVDGRPILFKGRTLFVTQADISYPTRHLSGNVSEHLGDRYLNCNLKVEGDIGPGALVKCHDIVVSGDVRGRLEASGKIQIHGSVKYYLGQDEDMRTISADGEIHINKKIVNAVVVSAARVIAPNSDLFSSRVCALDEIMLKNVYTRNHAPAVLQVGKNPSAKLKAVNEALNVGKERLETLLYKTELREIERQFEGKVRMQDSYLAEQTILQYLLKQMDDDAVTQPLGAGMPASAMIQQLKSALEQNDADPMDWQAAEIFLANLFLELKSIRPEDRKAHLRKLHDLKYRMYKASVNATARQDKEYKVRKELLMKKIGKNADEIKQLRREVEELLVKKDYLKLNKSGRDVSDHSFIRVKNQVEAGTRIKIASSILEVTPTVYGVKFIKKQKKNAQAPEIIIEGLYE from the coding sequence TTGGAAAATCGACGTGATAACATTAAAGAAAAGAGTTTGCTCAGACTGGCCCTGAAGTGCCGGTTGATCTCCCCGGCCCGGGAAAAGCAAATTCTGTCATACTATATCGAACAAAGAGAAGAGCAGCCGGATATTTCCATGGTCCGGGTTTTCAAAGCGGGTGAGTTTCTTTCCGACGAACAGATTTGTTTTTTGTACGCAGTAAAAGAGCATCTCCAGATGAAGATGCTGGACAAGCGGTTTGGCGAACTTGGCATTGCCAATAAGTTTATAGGTCCGGAACAGGTAAAAAGAGCCCTTGAACAGCAGAATGAAATTTTTCGAAAGACCCGGGAGAGCATATTGATCGGCGATATCCTTCTGGAAAAAAATGAGATATCAAAGGCCAATAAAGCCGCAATCCTTCTAACCCAGGACCGCATTGAAGATGAATTCCTGGCCGCGTCCTTTAATGATCTGGCCGCTTCCGAGATGGAGCGGCTTAATATCAACATGCGTTTTGGGGCAATTGCCGTTAAAAAGGGGTTTGTCTCTTTGGACCAGTTGAACCAGGCATTGAAAATACAGAACGTCCGAAATGCTGAAATTCAAGATAAAGTCTACCTGGGACAAATTTTTCAAGAGTCGTTCGGACTCTCCGATGAAGATCTGACAACGATTCTTAAAATACAAAAAACACTTGAAAAACAGCGTCTTTCCCTTGAAAAGGCACTGACCTTATACACTCAGGAACGTAATCGCGGCAAAGGGCTGTTCCAGTTTTTTGAATATCGGTTCTCAAAAAATAAATTATCAGCCTTTATTACGCTTAAAAAAGCCGTTTCACAAGACCTGAAGATAAGTGATTTTCTGGCATGGCTTAGGACCATCGGTATTACACATGGCATCTGCGGTAAACAAGAGATCCGAGAATTTTTTAAAACAGCCGGCGTGGGAGATGCGTTTAAAGTTGCCCAGGGAACGCCGCCGGTCGCACCTGTGGACGGTACCTCGGAAATCCTTTTTGACACATCCCAAAAGGGCGCAGGCAAAAAAAAAGCCTCCGGGGCCGGTGCCGGATTAGTCAAAAAAGGCGATATTCTCGCTAGGATTTTTCCGCCCAGGCAAGGCCGGTCGGGGGTGGATGTTTTCGGCTTTAAGATTACGACACCGGAAGGCCGGGTGGCCAATTTGGCCCACGGTAACGGTGTGATGAAAAAAGGCGATCTGTTTTTTGCCGATGTTGACGGCAGGCCCATTCTGTTCAAAGGACGGACGTTGTTTGTCACACAGGCCGACATTTCATATCCGACCCGCCATCTGTCCGGAAACGTCTCAGAACATTTGGGTGACCGCTATCTGAACTGCAATCTCAAGGTGGAGGGGGACATCGGCCCCGGTGCACTGGTGAAGTGCCACGACATTGTGGTATCCGGCGATGTGCGGGGGCGCCTAGAGGCTTCGGGAAAAATTCAAATACACGGAAGTGTTAAATATTATCTTGGCCAGGATGAAGATATGCGTACGATCAGTGCGGATGGCGAGATTCATATCAACAAAAAAATCGTTAATGCGGTGGTTGTCAGCGCCGCGAGGGTGATTGCCCCTAATTCAGATCTATTTTCTTCAAGGGTATGCGCGCTGGACGAAATCATGCTGAAAAATGTTTATACCCGAAACCATGCCCCTGCGGTCCTGCAGGTCGGTAAAAATCCAAGTGCCAAGCTAAAAGCCGTTAACGAGGCGTTAAACGTTGGAAAAGAGCGTCTGGAGACATTGCTGTACAAAACGGAACTGCGGGAAATTGAGCGTCAGTTTGAAGGGAAAGTCCGGATGCAGGACAGTTACCTGGCCGAGCAGACCATTCTTCAATATCTTTTGAAACAAATGGACGACGACGCCGTAACTCAACCGCTGGGCGCCGGCATGCCCGCTTCGGCCATGATCCAACAACTTAAATCGGCGTTGGAACAAAACGATGCCGATCCCATGGATTGGCAAGCGGCAGAGATCTTTTTAGCTAACCTCTTTTTGGAATTGAAAAGTATCCGGCCGGAGGACCGGAAAGCGCATCTTCGTAAACTCCATGATCTTAAATACCGTATGTATAAGGCATCGGTTAATGCAACAGCCCGGCAGGACAAAGAATACAAGGTTCGAAAAGAGCTGCTGATGAAGAAAATAGGAAAAAATGCGGATGAGATAAAACAACTTCGCCGGGAAGTTGAAGAACTTCTGGTGAAAAAGGATTACCTGAAGCTGAACAAGTCCGGGCGGGATGTGTCGGACCATAGTTTCATCCGGGTAAAAAATCAGGTGGAGGCCGGGACCCGGATAAAAATCGCTTCGTCAATATTAGAGGTGACGCCTACCGTTTACGGTGTAAAGTTCATCAAAAAACAAAAAAAGAACGCCCAGGCGCCTGAAATTATCATTGAAGGGCTCTATGAGTAA
- a CDS encoding sigma 54-interacting transcriptional regulator, whose amino-acid sequence MEKFTHSLLDLHNLNLVVDNLKVGVMAHTTERIITLFNKEAEKITGYTKEEVLGKDCHDVFQAPFCGSKCSFCQDSPKLSGGTKEYPITIVTQTGDTRHLEMTVYCIQDNEGEIQGVVASFRDMTDSIRLSLKAEDLSNFAGIIGKDKAMQDIFRQIRDVALYNYPVHVSGETGTGKERVAYAIHDISSYGNGSFVPVNCGAIPEGIVESELFGHVKGAFSGAVKERKGRFELAHKGTLFLDEVAELPLKTQVKLLRFLQEGSFEKVGGEKKISVDVRIISATNKDLAEEVRQERFREDLYYRLNVIPIHLPPLRERKTDIPLLAEHFLREAEKENKKSVPQLAPDTIREMMDYHWPGNVRELKNVIQFSVVRSRGSVILPTDLPFTSARQPMRPAVSNEPQAPAASFTRGKLNPENVQAALVKTGGNKSKAARVLGVGRATLYRFLSDHPEVKAFSDTF is encoded by the coding sequence ATGGAAAAATTTACACATTCTCTGCTGGATCTTCACAATCTCAACCTTGTGGTGGACAATCTTAAAGTCGGCGTCATGGCACATACCACCGAGCGCATCATCACTTTGTTCAATAAAGAAGCAGAAAAAATTACCGGTTACACGAAAGAAGAGGTCCTGGGAAAAGACTGCCATGATGTATTCCAGGCCCCGTTCTGCGGTTCCAAATGTTCCTTTTGCCAGGATTCTCCGAAACTTTCCGGCGGCACCAAAGAGTACCCGATTACCATCGTCACCCAGACAGGAGACACACGCCATCTGGAAATGACCGTCTACTGCATTCAGGACAATGAAGGTGAAATTCAGGGGGTTGTGGCCTCGTTCCGGGATATGACCGATTCCATACGCCTGTCACTGAAAGCCGAAGATCTTTCCAATTTTGCAGGCATCATCGGCAAAGACAAAGCCATGCAGGACATTTTCCGGCAGATCCGGGATGTGGCCCTGTATAACTATCCGGTTCACGTATCAGGTGAAACCGGTACCGGCAAAGAACGGGTGGCCTATGCAATCCATGACATATCGTCCTACGGCAACGGCAGTTTTGTCCCGGTCAACTGCGGGGCCATCCCCGAGGGCATTGTGGAAAGTGAGCTGTTCGGCCATGTGAAAGGGGCCTTTTCAGGGGCGGTCAAGGAACGCAAAGGCCGGTTTGAACTGGCCCATAAAGGCACCCTTTTTCTGGATGAAGTGGCGGAACTGCCCTTAAAGACCCAGGTCAAACTGTTACGCTTCCTCCAGGAGGGCTCGTTTGAAAAAGTAGGTGGAGAAAAAAAGATCAGCGTGGATGTCAGAATCATTTCCGCCACCAACAAGGATCTGGCCGAAGAGGTCCGGCAAGAGCGCTTCAGGGAAGACCTTTACTACCGGCTCAACGTCATCCCCATCCACCTGCCGCCCCTGCGGGAAAGAAAAACCGATATACCGCTTTTGGCCGAGCATTTCCTGCGGGAAGCGGAAAAAGAGAACAAAAAGAGCGTCCCCCAACTTGCCCCGGACACCATCAGGGAAATGATGGACTACCACTGGCCCGGCAATGTCAGGGAGTTAAAAAATGTGATCCAGTTCTCCGTGGTTCGGTCCCGGGGCAGTGTTATCCTCCCCACGGATCTTCCCTTTACATCTGCCAGGCAACCCATGCGGCCCGCCGTATCCAATGAACCCCAGGCCCCTGCGGCATCGTTTACCCGGGGAAAACTCAATCCGGAAAACGTCCAGGCCGCCCTGGTTAAAACCGGAGGCAACAAATCCAAGGCGGCCCGTGTGCTGGGTGTGGGCCGGGCCACCCTGTACCGGTTTCTAAGCGACCACCCGGAGGTCAAAGCCTTTTCAGATACCTTTTAA